The following proteins are encoded in a genomic region of Pagrus major chromosome 16, Pma_NU_1.0:
- the hikeshi gene encoding protein Hikeshi translates to MFGCLVAGRLVQTDAVQVASDKFVFNLPDYEHVNHVVVFMLGTVPFPVGMGGAVYFSFPDPAGGGPVWQLLGFITNDKPSAIFKISGLKAGTGGAHPFGTMASSPSPSVAQVGVSVEALEQLAQQIPVSSAAVSTVDSFLHFTQKMLDSLFNFASSFAVSQAQMTPNPTETFIPSSCVHKWYDNFQRRMAQNPNFWKN, encoded by the coding sequence ATGTTCGGGTGCCTGGTCGCCGGCAGGTTGGTGCAGACGGACGCGGTGCAGGTCGCCTCGGACAAGTTCGTGTTCAACCTGCCGGACTACGAGCACGTGAACCACGTGGTGGTGTTCATGCTGGGCACGGTGCCGTTCCCCGTCGGAATGGGCGGCGCGGTCTACTTCTCCTTCCCGGACCCGGCGGGCGGCGGCCCGGTGTGGCAGCTGCTCGGATTCATCACCAACGACAAGCCGAGCGCCATCTTCAAGATCTCCGGGCTGAAGGCGGGGACGGGCGGCGCGCACCCGTTCGGCACCATGGCCTCCTCCCCGTCGCCCTCCGTGGCCCAGGTCGGGGTGTCGGTGGAGGCTCTGGAGCAGCTGGCCCAGCAGATCCCGGTGTCCAGCGCCGCCGTGTCCACCGTGGACTCCTTCCTGCACTTCACCCAGAAGATGCTGGACAGTCTCTTCAACTTCGCCTCGTCCTTCGCCGTGTCGCAGGCGCAGATGACGCCGAACCCCACGGAGACCTTCATCCCGTCCAGCTGCGTCCACAAGTGGTATGACAACTTCCAGAGGAGGATGGCACAGAACCCGAACTTCTGGAAGAACTGA
- the LOC141010618 gene encoding dehydrogenase/reductase SDR family member 13-like produces MMLLLVAALLVGGYFLFYLTFIKLPRCKSTTKLHGKTAIVTGANTGIGKTTALDLARRGARVIMACRDRRRAEAAIREIVQETGNNQVIFMQLDLASLQSVRSFAENFLRSESRLDLLINNAGLMNSGKTEEGFGMIFGVNHLGHFLLTVLLLDRLKASGPSRVVTVASKMYEFGKVDFNCLTTHRDLRLGENDYHLWWKYCHSKLCNVLFTYELAKRLQGTDVTCYSLHPGGVKTEIGRYTGFLWRLFTAPILFLFFVDAELGAQTTLHCALEPGIEHLSGHYFTQCAPVMNIARKARDDAAAKKLWELSESFCGLS; encoded by the exons atgatgctgctgctggtggcaGCTCTGTTAGTTGGaggttattttcttttttatctgaCTTTCATCAAACTGCCGCGATGTAAAAGTACCACAAAGCTGCACGGGAAAACCGCCATCGTCACCG GAGCAAACACCGGCATCGGAAAGACCACAGCTCTGGACCTGGCGCGGAGGGGGGCGAGGGTGATCATGGCCTGCAGGGACAGGCGACGAGCTGAGGCCGCCATCCGGGAAATCGTCCAG GAGACAGGTAACAACCAGGTGATCTTCATGCAGCTCGACCTGGCCAGCCTGCAGTCTGTTCGCTCCTTCGCTGAAAACTTCCTGCGGTCCGAGTCCAGGTTGGATCTGCTCATCAACAACGCCG gtcTGATGAACAGTGGAAAGACGGAGGAGGGCTTCGGGATGATTTTTGGCGTCAATCACCtgggtcacttcctgttgacgGTGTTGCTCCTAGACCGGCTGAAGGCGAGCGGGCCGAGCCGCGTGGTGACTGTGGCCTCCAAAATGTACGAGTTTGGGAAGGTGGATTTCAACTGTCTGACCACTCACAGAGATTTGCGTTTGGGCGAGAACGACTATCACCTCTGGTGGAAGTACTGTCACAGCAAACTGTGCAACGTCCTCTTCACCTACGAACTCGCCAAGAGGCTGCAGGGCACCGACGTCACCTGCTACAGCCTCCATCCCG GAGGCGTCAAAACAGAGATCGGCCGTTACACCGGCTTCTTGTGGAGGCTCTTCACCGCACCCATCTTATTCCTTTTCTTCGTGGATGCTGAGCTCGGAGCTCAGACCACGCTCCACTGTGCCCTGGAGCCAGGCATCGAGCACCTCAGCGGCCACTACTTCACCCAGTGTGCACCGGTGATGAACATCGCGAGGAAGGCGAGAGACGACGCCGCGGCCAAGAAGCTGTGGGAGCTCAGCGAGAGTTTCTGCGGCCTGTCCTAA